The Providencia rettgeri genome includes a window with the following:
- the immR gene encoding HTH-type transcriptional regulator immR has translation MAARYPIAKIVGSRIKKLRREYGLTGTEVAMALNVSQQQFSRYERGINRIDIDSLVMIADFLKVSVHYFLEDIEQSNSWTSEYNSLLSHGFYSKNKKNEG, from the coding sequence ATGGCAGCTAGATATCCTATTGCCAAAATAGTAGGGAGCAGAATAAAGAAGCTTAGAAGGGAGTATGGGCTAACGGGAACTGAAGTGGCAATGGCTTTGAATGTTAGTCAACAACAGTTTTCTCGCTATGAACGAGGTATTAACAGAATAGATATCGATTCATTAGTTATGATTGCAGACTTCCTTAAAGTCAGTGTTCATTATTTCCTTGAAGATATAGAACAATCAAATAGCTGGACCTCTGAATATAATTCATTATTGAGTCATGGTTTTTATTCAAAAAATAAAAAAAACGAAGGTTAG
- the papC_3 gene encoding Outer membrane usher protein papC precursor, with protein MKKNNFNKNIVTSLVSSLLFYTYYVNADSVQFNEDALSILGNTNIDLSAFEKNKISEGSYFSNVSVNGRRINYFDQINFLKKDEKIQPCISRSLVEVIGLKEDFIKEVPTWGNGQCYDLTSQDQNIQARFDDEKQELMLSIPQAYFQYSDDNWVPPMQREVGVNALVLDYNLVENYIKYKNTRDINNFSSFGSVGANVGRWRVRSNYQYQKDFNDNKNDNFKWVQTYLFTDLPSLSAKFFAGKYYTVSNVFDSVRFNGVSVFTDDNMLPASLRGYAPSVTGTATSNATVTISQNGRILNQMKVAPGPFSIDNLSSSLSGALDVKITEEDGSIREYQVSSTNIPFLTRPGMVQYKLNAGRLDPMGYKNINDDFISTEASWGILNNLSIFGGVFATSNDEYHAYNAGVGVNMERFGAISFDITQSRNQLQDVALHTGESYRINYAKRFSNSSRLDLTGYQFSNEGFMSVNDYISLKETPLTPHYRQKNVFTTSFTQQLPDIQADISLSYSRESYWKESKNNNTLNLSFNKTINTSFINNAILSLSVGESSYVKGKRSKQAYLSLSVPFGGERNSRIQYFSSYNDIDKKYNSNINYNSKINDNNVSLGLSSKDFFENATMNASVYRDTQYGTAQLTGSYGEDYHSLSGSLDGSLTITSQGPVLHRRVYDNQARMVIDTDKAKGVSINKNESVTNGFGLAAISNVPTYYRSTQYVDLNNVPDNVSIDDSVIESNLTDGAVGYSKLNTLVGEKALVTIKFSDGNTPPFGALVYGSDNKNVLGMIAEEGQVYLTGFQPDQQLIVKWSGDQSCRIMLGKQSHLTSKNITCNKE; from the coding sequence ATGAAAAAGAACAATTTTAATAAAAACATAGTGACTAGTTTAGTATCTAGTTTATTGTTTTACACTTACTATGTTAATGCGGATTCTGTTCAATTTAATGAAGACGCATTATCTATTTTGGGTAATACTAATATAGATCTAAGTGCATTTGAGAAAAATAAAATTAGTGAAGGTTCTTATTTTTCTAATGTATCGGTAAATGGTCGAAGAATTAATTATTTTGATCAAATAAATTTTTTAAAAAAAGATGAAAAGATACAACCTTGTATTTCTAGAAGCTTAGTAGAAGTTATTGGGTTAAAAGAAGATTTTATTAAAGAAGTGCCTACATGGGGAAATGGTCAGTGTTATGATCTTACATCACAGGATCAAAACATTCAGGCTAGATTCGATGATGAAAAGCAAGAGTTAATGCTTTCAATACCTCAAGCTTACTTTCAGTATTCTGATGACAATTGGGTTCCGCCTATGCAGCGGGAAGTTGGGGTTAATGCGCTCGTCTTGGATTACAACCTTGTTGAAAACTATATTAAATATAAGAATACTCGAGATATTAATAATTTTAGCTCATTCGGTTCTGTTGGTGCGAATGTAGGGCGTTGGCGTGTCCGCAGTAATTATCAATACCAAAAAGATTTTAATGATAATAAAAATGATAATTTTAAATGGGTACAAACTTATTTATTTACAGATTTACCTAGCTTATCTGCAAAATTTTTTGCGGGTAAATATTATACAGTAAGCAATGTATTTGATTCTGTACGTTTTAACGGTGTTAGTGTCTTTACTGATGATAACATGTTACCGGCTTCTCTAAGAGGGTATGCACCGAGTGTCACAGGAACCGCGACAAGTAATGCGACGGTTACTATCTCGCAAAATGGACGTATCTTGAATCAAATGAAAGTAGCACCAGGGCCTTTTTCAATTGATAATTTAAGTTCCTCTTTATCGGGGGCTCTTGATGTTAAAATTACAGAGGAAGACGGCTCTATACGTGAGTACCAAGTTTCCTCGACTAATATTCCATTTTTAACACGCCCAGGCATGGTGCAATATAAACTAAATGCAGGTCGGTTAGACCCAATGGGATATAAAAACATTAATGATGATTTTATATCAACTGAAGCCTCTTGGGGGATCCTCAACAATTTGTCTATTTTTGGTGGTGTTTTCGCAACCTCTAATGATGAATACCATGCCTATAATGCGGGTGTTGGGGTAAATATGGAACGCTTTGGTGCAATATCTTTTGATATTACACAGTCGAGAAACCAACTACAGGATGTCGCTTTACATACTGGTGAAAGTTACCGTATTAATTATGCAAAACGTTTTTCAAATTCGAGTCGACTGGATTTAACAGGGTATCAGTTTTCTAACGAAGGCTTTATGTCAGTGAATGACTATATTAGTTTAAAAGAAACTCCGTTAACACCACATTATCGGCAGAAAAATGTATTTACGACTTCTTTTACACAACAACTCCCTGATATACAGGCTGATATAAGTTTAAGTTACTCACGGGAAAGCTATTGGAAAGAATCAAAAAATAACAATACTCTTAATTTATCGTTTAATAAAACAATTAACACAAGTTTTATAAATAATGCGATTTTATCATTATCGGTCGGTGAAAGTAGTTACGTAAAAGGTAAGCGCTCTAAGCAAGCATACCTTTCGTTAAGCGTCCCATTTGGTGGTGAAAGAAATTCACGGATTCAATACTTTAGTTCTTATAATGATATTGATAAGAAATATAATAGTAATATTAATTACAATTCTAAAATTAATGATAATAACGTTAGTTTAGGTTTATCAAGTAAAGACTTTTTTGAAAATGCAACAATGAATGCATCCGTTTATCGTGACACGCAATATGGTACTGCACAACTAACGGGTTCCTATGGCGAAGACTACCATTCATTAAGTGGTTCTCTAGACGGCTCTTTGACCATTACCAGCCAAGGCCCAGTCTTACACCGACGAGTTTATGATAACCAAGCTCGTATGGTTATTGATACAGATAAGGCTAAAGGGGTATCAATTAATAAAAATGAATCAGTCACGAATGGGTTTGGTTTAGCCGCAATTAGTAATGTTCCAACCTATTATAGGTCGACCCAGTATGTGGATCTTAATAATGTACCAGACAATGTCAGCATTGATGATAGTGTGATTGAATCAAATTTAACTGATGGTGCGGTTGGTTATTCAAAACTCAATACATTAGTAGGTGAAAAAGCGTTAGTCACAATTAAATTCTCTGACGGCAATACGCCTCCATTTGGTGCTTTAGTTTATGGCTCTGATAATAAAAATGTATTGGGAATGATTGCAGAGGAAGGGCAAGTTTATTTAACGGGCTTCCAGCCAGACCAACAATTAATAGTTAAATGGAGTGGTGACCAGTCATGTCGAATTATGCTAGGTAAACAAAGTCATTTAACCAGTAAAAATATAACCTGTAATAAAGAATAG
- the rcsC_3 gene encoding Sensor kinase protein RcsC produces MHQSAQHIIFSGAYLADYYSTFWGGSYFPAAAVFFVNEHDQISISVPSVGTVLGNESISPNLYYSVIDNVRKNLPAIHAQFSESQPTDLKQIIWLRPVPFDNILIGIIPAGFDEHLWQNAHISPKNIYAVSMLSQARLSVLERMLNPTLTHQFWLIHTKYGQLLGTTQAPEEEALEGIFYTKDGLVLKLSSKTDEWTGYYRISYAAFFEDNLWFPISLVIALFFSLFCGWGYHRWYQRKILQPAIDSQQAILENEEFNQALIATIPIGLCVIDKETQQLRFANELARYWLKITNISTPHDSNEYNELLVKVLSDTEHVKTTLKSGEHVLYVVSTATYYQQRPVILCAFTDITIQAETEKQLDDAKRLAEEANRAKSTFLATMSHEIRTPLYGLIGTLELLANTSLSSQQAHFIERISTTSQLLMQLIGDILDISKIEANQIQIHNQPFDLLELVQQTVQLYQGIAQQKGLLLFAIIDPSVQANRIGDSARLQQILGNLLSNAIKFTHKGTVTIELKRSNNNILIRVSDTGVGISPEQQIKLFEPFYQAHSEIHAYGGTGLGLFICSKLIKLMDGQISLQSETGVGSSFLVTLPLALDIQQPHWLPLKNTNIWLQTPNPLLTENITQWLKRWGANVYFTENSLPIDTSSVIAVGILIPSFPLPTHWDGQQWVSPEMNFRLSELNQQLFLLQNNKEQLPLICPTSRIQTHMHKYPLRVLIAEDNPINQVVLQEQLELLGCKVFIANDGEEALVIWDNEIVDIILTDVNMPYRNGYELAQQLRSEGETCPIIGVTANGLKEEEERCLESGMDSWLVKPIELETLIQLFNRLFPIYSSSTLETATLKMINPLNGEDREKIIHHFITDIAQFCRAVEDNNTDEIKQLSHRIRGALISVEQRELANELREFEATLDSQASTHIDTQVNQNICNQLANWIKKISQINGV; encoded by the coding sequence ATGCACCAAAGTGCCCAGCATATTATTTTCTCTGGGGCTTATTTAGCTGATTATTATTCCACGTTTTGGGGGGGATCCTATTTCCCAGCAGCCGCTGTATTTTTTGTCAATGAGCACGACCAAATTAGTATTAGTGTTCCTTCTGTTGGCACTGTGTTAGGAAATGAATCGATATCTCCAAATTTATATTATTCCGTTATTGATAACGTCAGGAAAAATTTACCTGCTATCCATGCCCAGTTTTCAGAATCGCAACCGACTGACTTAAAACAAATTATTTGGCTACGCCCAGTGCCTTTTGATAATATTCTCATCGGGATTATTCCAGCCGGTTTTGATGAACATTTATGGCAAAATGCTCATATTTCCCCTAAAAATATTTATGCGGTCAGTATGTTAAGCCAAGCTAGGTTAAGTGTGCTGGAACGAATGTTAAACCCCACACTCACACATCAATTTTGGCTGATTCATACAAAATATGGTCAGCTACTTGGCACAACCCAAGCGCCTGAGGAAGAAGCATTAGAAGGTATTTTTTATACCAAAGATGGTCTGGTTCTTAAGCTTTCGTCTAAAACTGATGAATGGACTGGATATTATAGAATTAGTTATGCTGCTTTTTTTGAAGACAATCTGTGGTTTCCTATCAGTTTAGTTATCGCTCTTTTCTTTAGTTTATTTTGTGGATGGGGATATCACCGCTGGTACCAACGAAAAATATTACAACCCGCAATAGACTCCCAGCAAGCCATCTTAGAAAATGAAGAATTCAACCAAGCGCTTATCGCAACAATCCCTATCGGCTTATGTGTAATAGATAAAGAAACCCAGCAGTTACGCTTCGCAAATGAGTTAGCTCGTTACTGGCTAAAAATAACCAATATATCTACTCCCCACGACTCAAATGAATATAATGAATTACTCGTCAAGGTTCTTTCTGACACAGAACACGTTAAAACAACTTTAAAATCAGGGGAGCATGTCCTCTATGTTGTGAGTACAGCAACTTATTACCAACAGCGTCCTGTTATTTTATGTGCATTTACTGATATTACCATCCAAGCAGAAACTGAAAAACAACTTGATGATGCTAAGCGGCTTGCAGAAGAAGCCAACCGAGCTAAATCAACATTCTTAGCAACAATGAGTCATGAAATACGAACCCCACTTTATGGCCTAATCGGCACGTTAGAATTACTCGCAAATACTTCTCTTTCATCTCAACAAGCTCATTTTATTGAGAGAATATCAACAACGTCCCAATTACTTATGCAATTAATTGGCGATATTTTAGATATTAGTAAAATAGAAGCTAATCAAATTCAAATTCATAATCAGCCATTTGATTTATTAGAATTAGTACAACAAACTGTTCAACTATATCAAGGTATTGCTCAGCAAAAAGGGTTACTCCTATTTGCTATTATTGACCCAAGTGTGCAAGCAAATAGAATTGGTGACTCTGCTCGACTGCAACAAATCTTAGGTAATTTACTCAGTAATGCAATTAAATTTACCCACAAGGGTACGGTTACTATTGAACTTAAAAGAAGTAATAATAATATATTAATACGTGTCAGTGATACCGGTGTTGGAATTAGCCCTGAACAACAAATAAAATTATTTGAGCCATTTTATCAAGCTCATTCAGAAATTCATGCCTATGGCGGTACTGGCTTAGGCCTATTTATTTGCTCTAAACTTATCAAATTGATGGATGGGCAAATAAGCTTACAAAGTGAAACTGGGGTTGGTAGCTCGTTTCTCGTAACACTACCTTTAGCTCTCGATATACAGCAACCACATTGGCTGCCGCTAAAAAACACCAATATATGGTTACAAACCCCAAACCCATTATTGACTGAAAATATAACGCAATGGCTAAAACGGTGGGGAGCTAATGTTTATTTCACAGAAAATAGCCTCCCCATAGATACCTCATCCGTTATTGCTGTCGGCATATTAATTCCATCGTTTCCTCTGCCGACTCATTGGGATGGACAACAATGGGTAAGCCCTGAGATGAATTTTCGACTATCCGAATTAAATCAGCAGTTATTCTTACTACAAAATAATAAAGAACAGTTACCCCTTATTTGTCCAACATCTCGTATACAAACTCATATGCATAAATATCCGCTTCGCGTTTTAATTGCTGAAGATAACCCCATTAACCAAGTTGTTCTACAAGAGCAGCTTGAATTACTCGGTTGTAAGGTATTTATTGCCAATGATGGTGAAGAAGCATTGGTAATTTGGGATAACGAAATTGTCGATATCATCCTTACAGACGTTAATATGCCTTATCGTAATGGTTATGAGCTTGCACAACAGCTACGCAGTGAAGGCGAAACATGTCCAATTATTGGTGTTACTGCGAATGGATTAAAAGAAGAAGAAGAGCGATGTCTAGAATCTGGAATGGATTCATGGCTTGTAAAACCTATAGAGCTAGAAACCTTAATTCAATTATTCAACCGTTTATTCCCGATTTACTCCTCCTCAACTTTAGAAACGGCAACCCTAAAAATGATTAACCCACTAAATGGAGAGGATAGAGAAAAAATTATTCATCATTTTATTACCGATATTGCTCAATTTTGCCGAGCTGTCGAAGATAATAATACTGATGAAATAAAGCAGTTATCCCACCGTATCCGTGGCGCATTAATTAGTGTTGAACAACGTGAATTAGCTAATGAGCTTCGTGAGTTTGAGGCAACATTAGATTCACAGGCATCAACACACATTGATACTCAGGTTAACCAGAATATTTGCAATCAATTAGCTAATTGGATAAAAAAAATCAGTCAAATAAATGGTGTGTAA
- the fimA_2 gene encoding Type-1A pilin, with amino-acid sequence MKKTLLASSIIALTFTAASTSFAADVGSGTIEFNGTVNTGACTIAPSSVNKEVQLGSVPAASLQTAGSQGPNVDFTLELTDCILDPTASGTDYSKVTVKFMGQMDAAGTLWANTGTATNVGVLFQNASGTNLKTNDTVEQSLNAGTNVINLSARMQALGAATAGSVKSTVAYVLDYQ; translated from the coding sequence ATGAAAAAGACGCTATTAGCATCTTCAATTATCGCATTAACATTCACTGCTGCATCAACTTCATTCGCTGCAGATGTAGGAAGTGGTACTATTGAATTTAATGGTACAGTGAATACTGGTGCTTGTACTATTGCACCTTCTTCTGTTAATAAAGAAGTTCAATTAGGTTCTGTTCCAGCGGCATCATTACAAACAGCTGGTTCACAAGGTCCAAATGTTGATTTTACATTAGAATTAACAGATTGTATTTTGGACCCTACTGCAAGTGGTACTGATTATTCTAAAGTAACAGTTAAATTCATGGGCCAAATGGATGCTGCAGGCACCTTATGGGCAAATACTGGTACTGCTACCAATGTTGGTGTGTTATTCCAAAATGCAAGTGGAACAAATTTAAAAACAAATGATACTGTTGAGCAAAGCTTAAATGCAGGGACAAATGTTATTAATTTATCTGCTCGTATGCAGGCATTAGGTGCAGCTACAGCCGGTTCTGTTAAATCTACAGTCGCTTACGTTTTAGATTACCAATAA
- a CDS encoding P pilus assembly protein, pilin FimA: MKSFNHTKKDHKKRLIKGILGSLLLLSGASSYAGVNCKPGSGNAWFPLPLISIDMNTTPGPIPTGTELGSGRSMMAWECNFSGSVADRTIWFYNQTPAQTKAYLLSSGIQVYQHSYSLSKVVEITAPNTPRLEVGSWGVGTQNIGLWHVFTLKRGYGELKSFDTGNFVIGYHTDGVGKRIGDLYTIRLVGKLVNYCPTPIVTMSDKVVDFKELTPEQFNNGKTVKENFNITLTPISTCEAALEVSVAFQSNSGVVNKKYLMFDNGLQIAITDKNLGQEINFDQYYYKGQISQQRPGNYQYTAELSNKSNDPIKSGQFSNTVNVLFSYR; this comes from the coding sequence ATGAAAAGCTTTAATCATACAAAAAAAGATCACAAGAAAAGACTGATTAAAGGCATATTAGGGTCTTTATTATTACTCTCAGGAGCGTCGTCTTATGCGGGGGTAAATTGTAAACCTGGCAGCGGGAATGCCTGGTTTCCTCTACCTTTGATATCGATTGATATGAATACAACTCCTGGTCCTATTCCTACAGGCACTGAGTTAGGCAGTGGACGCTCGATGATGGCATGGGAATGTAATTTTTCGGGGTCTGTAGCTGATAGAACGATTTGGTTTTATAACCAAACGCCAGCCCAGACTAAGGCATATCTCTTATCTAGTGGTATTCAGGTTTATCAACATTCTTATAGCCTTAGCAAGGTTGTTGAGATCACGGCGCCGAACACACCGCGTTTAGAAGTAGGTTCTTGGGGGGTAGGTACACAAAATATTGGATTATGGCATGTGTTTACGCTAAAAAGAGGATATGGTGAGCTAAAATCTTTTGATACAGGAAATTTTGTTATTGGTTATCATACAGATGGAGTAGGGAAACGTATAGGAGACTTATATACTATCCGTCTAGTTGGGAAGTTGGTTAATTATTGTCCCACTCCGATAGTAACAATGAGCGATAAAGTCGTTGATTTTAAAGAGCTTACTCCTGAGCAATTCAATAATGGTAAAACGGTTAAAGAGAATTTTAATATCACGTTAACGCCTATTTCCACTTGTGAAGCGGCACTTGAAGTTAGCGTGGCTTTTCAAAGTAACAGTGGTGTTGTGAATAAAAAATATTTGATGTTTGACAATGGGTTACAAATTGCAATTACGGATAAAAATTTAGGACAGGAAATCAACTTTGACCAGTATTACTATAAAGGTCAAATTTCTCAGCAACGACCTGGAAACTACCAATATACTGCTGAATTATCGAATAAAAGTAATGATCCAATTAAATCAGGGCAATTTAGTAATACTGTAAATGTATTATTTTCATACCGTTAA
- the rcsB_2 gene encoding Capsular synthesis regulator component B, with protein MKKLKLVLVDDHPIVLSGLKDTLSQSMNLEILGAYTQDAELFSFLKKNEVDVIVTDYMMPNNTQSSDGQNYIQFLRRQYPNIAVIVLTMVSNPMIIQMLYDSGVSAVVSKEAPLSDLMKAITLAGQGRQYRIPVADMTTTLKSRNAITLNDRVKTLSPRELEVLRLFVQGKPIVDIAKQLNRSDKTISLQKNAAMRKLGVDNNQALISYCLTHHLFD; from the coding sequence ATGAAAAAACTCAAATTAGTATTAGTTGATGATCATCCCATTGTGCTTTCAGGTTTGAAAGATACACTTTCTCAATCAATGAATTTAGAAATTTTAGGTGCCTACACTCAGGATGCTGAACTATTTTCTTTTTTGAAAAAAAATGAGGTTGATGTGATCGTAACTGATTATATGATGCCTAATAATACCCAATCTAGCGATGGCCAGAATTATATTCAATTTTTACGTCGTCAATACCCAAATATTGCTGTGATTGTATTAACGATGGTTTCTAACCCAATGATTATACAAATGTTATATGATTCAGGGGTGAGCGCGGTGGTGTCAAAAGAGGCACCATTAAGCGACCTGATGAAGGCTATCACATTAGCGGGGCAAGGCCGCCAATATCGTATTCCTGTTGCAGATATGACAACGACATTAAAAAGCCGTAATGCGATAACATTAAATGATAGGGTAAAGACATTATCACCTCGTGAACTTGAGGTATTGCGACTTTTTGTTCAAGGTAAGCCTATTGTTGATATTGCTAAGCAATTAAACCGCAGTGATAAAACTATCAGCTTACAGAAAAATGCCGCAATGCGTAAATTGGGTGTTGATAATAATCAAGCGTTAATCAGTTATTGCCTTACACACCATTTATTTGACTGA
- the papD_4 gene encoding Chaperone protein papD precursor: MKKLKLIMSALILISTYTHASISVDRTRVIYDEASKGVSVVIENIDKKDPYLVQSWIENENGEKISEPLIALPLLQRVEANQKKQVRISLSKNDVKIPNNQESLFYFNVLGIPPKTKLENAVEIVIQSRFKLFYRPSELKKYPNNDWQKELKVEKVGKSLKLTNPTPYHIVVINVNDNESKVPDFKEIVVKPNSNATYLLSDKQVKSPKMIVTYIDDYGTPNLLKYTCNTTCSLSNEKDKR, from the coding sequence ATGAAAAAACTTAAATTAATAATGAGTGCTTTAATTTTAATTAGCACATACACACATGCATCAATTTCTGTTGACCGTACTCGCGTTATTTATGATGAAGCAAGTAAAGGTGTTAGCGTTGTGATTGAAAATATTGATAAAAAAGATCCTTATTTAGTCCAGTCATGGATCGAAAATGAAAATGGCGAAAAAATTTCAGAACCACTGATTGCTTTGCCTTTATTACAACGTGTTGAAGCAAATCAAAAGAAGCAGGTTAGAATTAGTTTATCAAAAAATGATGTGAAAATACCGAACAACCAAGAGTCATTATTTTATTTTAATGTCTTGGGTATTCCACCGAAAACTAAGCTAGAAAATGCAGTTGAAATTGTTATTCAATCACGTTTTAAATTATTTTATCGCCCGAGTGAATTGAAAAAATACCCTAATAATGATTGGCAAAAAGAGTTGAAAGTGGAGAAAGTGGGAAAATCATTAAAATTAACTAACCCGACTCCCTATCACATTGTTGTGATTAATGTTAATGATAATGAATCTAAAGTTCCTGATTTTAAAGAAATTGTTGTGAAGCCAAATAGCAATGCAACATATTTACTATCAGATAAACAAGTGAAATCACCAAAAATGATTGTGACTTATATTGATGATTATGGAACACCAAACTTATTGAAATATACATGTAATACAACTTGTTCCTTGTCAAATGAAAAGGATAAGAGGTAA
- the papD_5 gene encoding Chaperone protein papD precursor: MTFFKKVISVVLLSGVMTQAHAVLGIDRTRIILNQADGGTSVVVDNQDKTSSFLAQTWIETAKGDKLTNSLVALPFLQKIGPLQKKQIKITHMEGLNTLPQDRESLLYFNVLGIPPQGKEANVVQFTIQSRLKLFYRPKGINYPLSADKDFQQDLKVAKQGGSLKLTNPTPFNIIVTNINVDRSKDNQFPETVVTPFSDAVVTLKNSSLNSFEVAYIDDFGGLKFNKYQCDSSQSCQLLPQAKK, encoded by the coding sequence ATGACATTCTTTAAAAAGGTAATTTCGGTTGTTTTATTATCTGGCGTAATGACGCAAGCCCACGCAGTATTAGGGATTGACCGGACTCGTATTATTTTGAATCAAGCGGATGGCGGTACGAGTGTAGTTGTTGATAACCAAGATAAAACATCATCATTTTTAGCACAGACATGGATAGAAACCGCCAAAGGCGATAAATTAACAAACTCTTTAGTGGCACTACCCTTTTTACAGAAAATAGGGCCGCTACAGAAAAAACAAATTAAAATTACGCATATGGAAGGGCTGAACACCTTACCGCAAGATAGAGAAAGTTTATTATATTTCAATGTTCTTGGAATCCCACCACAAGGCAAAGAAGCGAATGTGGTGCAGTTTACCATCCAATCACGGTTGAAACTGTTCTATCGCCCAAAAGGAATTAATTACCCATTATCTGCCGATAAAGATTTTCAACAGGATCTTAAAGTCGCTAAGCAAGGGGGAAGCTTAAAATTAACTAATCCAACACCATTTAATATTATTGTTACGAATATTAATGTGGATAGAAGCAAGGATAACCAATTTCCAGAAACTGTTGTTACGCCTTTCAGTGATGCAGTTGTCACATTAAAAAACTCATCTTTAAACAGTTTTGAGGTTGCTTATATTGATGACTTTGGCGGATTAAAATTTAATAAATACCAATGTGATTCATCACAATCTTGCCAGTTATTGCCACAGGCGAAAAAATAA